The proteins below come from a single Vibrio natriegens NBRC 15636 = ATCC 14048 = DSM 759 genomic window:
- the ccmE gene encoding cytochrome c maturation protein CcmE — MNPRRKKRLGIVLAIFVGISATIGLMLYALNQNMDLFYTPTELVNGKPDGTKPEVGQRLRIGGMVVNGSVRRDPDSLKVSFDLHDIGPKVTVVYEGILPDLFREGQGIVAQGVLRDATTIEAFEVLAKHDEDYMPPEIAAAMEKTHEPMKYSSEQTQGSGQ; from the coding sequence ATGAACCCGAGACGTAAAAAGAGGCTAGGTATTGTACTGGCTATCTTTGTCGGTATTAGTGCCACCATTGGTTTGATGCTTTACGCGCTCAACCAGAATATGGACCTTTTCTACACGCCTACGGAATTGGTCAATGGTAAGCCTGATGGTACTAAACCGGAAGTTGGTCAACGTCTACGTATCGGTGGCATGGTAGTAAACGGCTCAGTTCGTCGTGATCCTGACTCTTTGAAAGTCAGTTTCGACCTACACGATATCGGCCCGAAAGTGACCGTAGTTTATGAAGGTATTCTTCCGGATTTGTTCCGTGAGGGGCAGGGTATTGTTGCACAAGGTGTCTTGCGTGATGCGACCACTATTGAAGCATTTGAAGTACTAGCAAAACACGATGAAGATTATATGCCGCCAGAAATCGCTGCAGCGATGGAAAAGACGCATGAACCAATGAAGTACAGCTCTGAGCAGACACAAGGAAGCGGCCAATGA
- the ccmD gene encoding heme exporter protein CcmD, which produces MYFESLSDFFAMGGYASYVWSSFGITFLSMLILLITSLRRGDALLNEVKAKIDRQARIDAAKNMENTL; this is translated from the coding sequence ATGTATTTTGAATCTCTGAGCGACTTTTTTGCCATGGGTGGCTACGCATCATACGTATGGAGCTCATTTGGCATCACTTTTCTATCGATGCTGATTCTCTTAATCACCAGCCTTCGTCGCGGTGATGCATTATTGAATGAAGTGAAAGCAAAAATAGACCGTCAAGCTCGAATTGACGCAGCGAAGAATATGGAGAACACCTTATGA
- a CDS encoding DUF2802 domain-containing protein — protein MAEVNFLSIPVIAGGVAFVVLVLLVLQLRIRSGLQRKIEQQRAQTRHTEKEVQKLSKQLLEVRSVVVGLGQKVTEQQDIIQHLNERIRELEHADTDGRLYSRASKMVQLGADINELIEECELPKAEAELMLSLQKKLAGKEKIPPLSSRPSEMPSHPSTGIRR, from the coding sequence ATGGCTGAAGTGAATTTTTTATCTATCCCCGTCATTGCTGGTGGTGTCGCTTTTGTAGTGCTCGTACTGCTCGTTTTGCAACTGCGTATTCGCTCCGGTTTGCAAAGGAAAATCGAACAGCAAAGAGCCCAAACTCGACACACTGAGAAAGAAGTACAGAAACTGAGCAAGCAGCTGCTGGAAGTTCGATCTGTGGTTGTTGGCTTAGGGCAAAAGGTTACCGAGCAACAAGATATTATCCAGCACCTCAACGAGCGTATCCGCGAGCTGGAACATGCCGATACGGACGGGCGTTTGTATAGCCGAGCCTCCAAAATGGTTCAACTCGGCGCGGATATTAACGAGTTGATTGAAGAGTGCGAATTACCTAAAGCTGAAGCTGAGCTAATGTTATCGTTACAGAAAAAGCTGGCCGGAAAAGAGAAAATTCCGCCACTCAGTAGCCGTCCTTCAGAGATGCCGAGTCATCCATCGACAGGCATACGACGTTAG
- a CDS encoding heme lyase CcmF/NrfE family subunit produces the protein MIAEIGHFALILSLAMAVLLSILPLWGASNNNTMLMNTARPLSWSMFLMLLFSFIILCWGFYTNDFTLQYVASNSNSQLPWYYRLTAVWGAHEGSLLLWVLIQAAWTVAVATFSRGMPQESVARVLAVMGMISVGFLMFIIFTSSPFLRTLPFFPIDGRDLNPLLQDPGLIVHPPMLYMGYVGFSVAFSFAIASLMTGRLDTAWARWSRPWTTAAWVFLTLGIALGSWWAYYELGWGGWWFWDPVENASFMPWLAGTALMHSLAVTEKRGTFKAWTVLLAISAFSLSLLGTFLVRSGILVSVHAFASDPARGMFILAFLVFVIGGSLLLFAVKGASVRVRGNFDLVSRENVLLGNNVLLIAALVVVLVGTLLPLVHKQIGLGSVSIGAPFFDMLFAWLMMPFAFLLGIGPLIRWKRDQLSSIVKPMVISGVTALVLAAVCVYLFTDFFQIMAYIGWVMAIWIIVMHGFELHERATHRHSFVEGVGKLQRSHWAMMLGHIGLAVTVIGIAMVQNYSIERDVRLAPGEHFQIQGYDFYFSGLRDKDGPNYDGYIADFEVTHNGNYVNTLHAEKRFYRTAKSMMTEAAIDRGVTRDLYIAMGERLEDNRSWAVRIYYKPFVRWIWAGALIMAIGGGLAISDKRYRFRKSSKKSAKAKEQVAQYE, from the coding sequence ATGATTGCAGAAATCGGTCACTTTGCCCTCATACTATCGCTTGCGATGGCAGTGCTGCTGAGCATACTGCCACTCTGGGGGGCATCAAATAACAACACCATGCTGATGAACACCGCTCGTCCTCTGTCGTGGTCGATGTTTCTCATGTTGTTGTTCTCATTCATTATTTTATGTTGGGGCTTTTATACCAACGATTTTACGCTGCAATATGTGGCAAGTAACTCGAACAGCCAGCTACCTTGGTACTATCGTTTAACTGCGGTATGGGGTGCGCACGAAGGATCACTACTTCTTTGGGTGTTAATTCAGGCAGCTTGGACAGTTGCTGTCGCGACATTCAGCCGTGGTATGCCACAAGAATCTGTCGCGCGCGTATTGGCAGTAATGGGGATGATTTCGGTCGGCTTCCTGATGTTTATTATTTTCACATCAAGCCCATTCCTGCGTACTTTGCCATTCTTCCCTATTGATGGTCGTGACTTGAACCCACTTCTACAAGACCCGGGGCTGATTGTTCACCCTCCGATGCTTTATATGGGGTATGTAGGTTTCTCGGTTGCGTTCTCATTTGCTATTGCTTCTTTGATGACGGGCCGTTTAGATACCGCCTGGGCTCGCTGGTCTCGTCCTTGGACAACGGCGGCGTGGGTATTTCTTACCCTAGGTATCGCGCTAGGTTCATGGTGGGCATATTACGAACTCGGCTGGGGTGGCTGGTGGTTCTGGGACCCTGTAGAGAACGCGTCCTTTATGCCTTGGTTGGCTGGTACCGCATTGATGCACTCTTTGGCCGTCACTGAAAAACGCGGCACCTTTAAAGCGTGGACAGTACTGCTTGCTATCTCTGCATTCTCATTGAGTCTGCTGGGGACGTTCCTGGTGCGTTCAGGTATTTTGGTTTCAGTGCACGCGTTTGCTTCTGATCCGGCCCGCGGTATGTTTATTCTTGCTTTCCTTGTATTTGTTATCGGCGGCTCATTGCTACTGTTCGCGGTAAAAGGCGCATCGGTTCGTGTCCGTGGTAACTTCGATTTAGTGTCACGAGAGAATGTATTACTTGGCAACAACGTACTGTTGATCGCAGCACTGGTTGTTGTTTTAGTCGGTACATTGTTACCGCTGGTGCATAAGCAAATTGGTCTTGGCTCTGTCTCAATTGGCGCGCCATTCTTCGACATGCTGTTTGCATGGTTGATGATGCCATTTGCCTTCTTATTGGGTATTGGTCCGCTTATTCGCTGGAAACGAGATCAATTGTCATCAATCGTTAAGCCGATGGTGATCTCTGGCGTGACTGCTCTGGTACTGGCAGCGGTTTGCGTATACCTATTCACAGATTTCTTCCAAATCATGGCTTACATCGGTTGGGTAATGGCAATTTGGATCATCGTCATGCACGGCTTCGAGCTGCATGAGCGTGCAACTCACCGACATAGCTTCGTCGAAGGCGTAGGTAAGTTGCAGCGCAGTCACTGGGCAATGATGTTAGGTCACATTGGTTTGGCGGTAACCGTTATCGGTATCGCAATGGTGCAGAACTACAGCATCGAGCGTGATGTGCGTTTGGCTCCGGGAGAACACTTCCAAATCCAGGGTTATGACTTCTATTTCTCTGGCTTGCGAGACAAAGATGGCCCTAACTACGATGGTTATATCGCGGATTTTGAAGTTACGCATAACGGTAACTACGTCAATACGCTGCATGCAGAGAAGCGTTTCTACCGTACTGCTAAGTCTATGATGACAGAAGCAGCGATTGATCGTGGCGTAACGCGAGATCTTTACATTGCGATGGGTGAGCGCTTAGAAGACAACCGCTCATGGGCTGTACGTATTTACTACAAACCGTTCGTTCGTTGGATTTGGGCTGGTGCTTTGATCATGGCAATTGGTGGTGGTCTGGCTATTTCAGACAAGCGTTACCGCTTCCGTAAGTCATCTAAGAAGAGTGCTAAGGCAAAGGAGCAGGTCGCACAATATGAATAA
- a CDS encoding chemotaxis protein CheW, which produces MSQAFEVEVKKDATNDEVLQWVTFQLEEETYGINVMQVREVLRYTEIAPVPGAPDYVLGIINLRGNVVTVIDTRSRFGLIEGEVTDNTRIIVIESERQVIGILVDSVAEVVYLRSSEIDTTPSVGTDESAKFIQGVSNRDGKLLILVDLNKLLTEDEWDDMAHL; this is translated from the coding sequence ATGTCTCAAGCTTTTGAAGTTGAAGTGAAGAAAGATGCCACAAATGACGAAGTGCTTCAGTGGGTGACGTTCCAGCTAGAAGAAGAAACGTACGGCATTAACGTTATGCAAGTACGTGAAGTTCTTCGTTATACAGAAATTGCACCTGTACCTGGTGCGCCAGATTACGTGCTGGGTATTATTAATCTACGTGGTAACGTAGTAACGGTTATCGATACGCGTTCACGCTTTGGCTTAATTGAAGGCGAAGTGACGGATAATACACGTATCATTGTTATCGAATCTGAGCGTCAGGTGATTGGTATTCTGGTCGACAGCGTTGCTGAAGTGGTTTACCTGCGTTCTTCTGAGATCGACACCACACCTTCTGTGGGTACTGACGAAAGTGCGAAGTTCATTCAAGGCGTTAGTAATCGCGATGGCAAGCTTCTTATTCTGGTTGATTTGAACAAGCTATTGACTGAAGACGAATGGGATGACATGGCTCATCTGTAA
- a CDS encoding heme ABC transporter permease — protein sequence MWKWLHPYAKPEAAYRLSGKFLPWFSVLALVFLTAGTIWGLAFAPSDYQQGDSFRIIYIHVPSAMWSMGAYLSMAIAAFIGLVWQVRLSDMAALAMAPIGAVYTFIALVTGAVWGKPMWGTWWVWDARLTSELILLFLYLGVIALYHAFDDQKTAAKAAGILAIVGVVNLPIIHFSVEWWNTLHQGATITKFEQPSISADMLWPLLLNIFGFAFFFGAVTMVRFRNEIISKESHRPWVRQIATEKTQ from the coding sequence ATGTGGAAATGGCTACATCCTTATGCCAAGCCTGAAGCAGCGTACCGCCTTAGTGGTAAGTTTCTGCCTTGGTTTTCTGTATTGGCCCTCGTATTTTTAACGGCAGGTACCATTTGGGGGCTTGCATTTGCGCCTTCAGATTACCAACAGGGTGATAGTTTCCGAATCATTTATATCCATGTCCCGTCTGCAATGTGGTCGATGGGCGCTTATCTGTCTATGGCAATCGCTGCTTTCATCGGTTTGGTATGGCAAGTTCGACTCTCAGATATGGCGGCGTTAGCAATGGCCCCTATCGGAGCGGTATACACCTTTATCGCACTTGTGACCGGTGCTGTATGGGGTAAGCCGATGTGGGGGACTTGGTGGGTGTGGGATGCTCGCCTGACTTCTGAGCTCATTCTTCTCTTTTTATACCTGGGTGTTATTGCGCTTTACCATGCTTTTGACGACCAGAAGACCGCAGCAAAAGCCGCAGGTATTCTAGCGATCGTTGGTGTTGTGAACTTACCGATCATTCACTTTTCTGTGGAATGGTGGAATACGCTACACCAAGGCGCAACCATTACAAAATTTGAACAACCATCCATCTCAGCTGACATGCTCTGGCCTCTGCTGCTGAATATCTTTGGTTTTGCGTTCTTCTTTGGCGCTGTGACGATGGTGCGTTTCAGAAATGAAATCATCAGCAAAGAGAGTCACCGCCCTTGGGTACGTCAAATTGCAACAGAAAAAACTCAGTGA
- a CDS encoding chemotaxis response regulator protein-glutamate methylesterase, with product MAIKVLVVDDSSFFRRRVSEIINSESRLEVIDVAVNGREAVEKAKSLKPDVITMDIEMPVMDGITAVREIMAASPTPILMFSSLTHDGAKATLDALEAGALDFLPKKFEDIARNRDEAVSLLQQRIIQIASKRAFLRRPVARTSSAATTSLTRPLATRDSIPAAPKPRSSVAKYRASGKRYQLTAIGTSTGGPVALQKILTRLPVNYPHPIVLIQHMPATFTAAFASRLNTLCKIQVKEAQDGDALQAGVAYLAPGGKQMMVDGRAGVARLRIIDGGDRMNYKPCVDVTFGSAAKVYGDKVLSLVLTGMGADGREGARMLKSAGATIWAQDEDSCVVYGMPQAVAKAGISSEDLPLDRIAERILVEVGLA from the coding sequence ATGGCGATTAAAGTACTAGTCGTTGATGATTCGAGTTTTTTCCGTCGTCGCGTTAGCGAAATCATCAACTCAGAATCGCGCCTTGAGGTGATTGACGTAGCTGTTAACGGCAGAGAAGCGGTAGAAAAAGCCAAATCTCTTAAGCCTGACGTCATTACCATGGATATTGAAATGCCCGTGATGGATGGCATCACGGCAGTTCGTGAAATCATGGCTGCGTCACCGACGCCAATCCTGATGTTTTCGTCACTGACTCATGATGGAGCGAAAGCAACGCTGGATGCGCTGGAAGCGGGTGCTCTGGATTTCTTACCGAAAAAATTTGAAGACATTGCGCGCAACCGTGATGAGGCGGTATCGCTACTTCAGCAGCGCATCATTCAGATTGCGTCCAAGCGTGCTTTCTTACGTCGTCCTGTTGCCCGCACATCTTCAGCGGCAACCACGTCACTGACTCGGCCGCTTGCTACGCGCGATTCGATCCCGGCTGCACCAAAGCCTCGCTCTTCGGTGGCGAAGTATCGAGCATCCGGTAAAAGATATCAGCTGACAGCTATCGGCACGTCGACAGGTGGCCCTGTGGCACTGCAAAAGATTTTGACGCGTTTGCCTGTGAATTATCCGCATCCGATCGTGCTTATTCAGCACATGCCGGCAACTTTTACCGCCGCTTTCGCCAGTCGCCTGAATACGCTGTGCAAAATTCAAGTGAAAGAAGCGCAGGATGGCGATGCATTGCAAGCTGGCGTGGCGTATCTCGCTCCGGGCGGTAAACAGATGATGGTCGATGGCCGCGCAGGTGTAGCGAGACTACGCATTATTGATGGCGGCGATCGAATGAACTACAAACCGTGTGTCGATGTGACCTTTGGTTCAGCTGCGAAAGTGTACGGTGATAAAGTGCTCTCGTTAGTGCTCACCGGAATGGGTGCTGATGGCCGGGAAGGCGCGCGCATGTTGAAATCGGCAGGTGCAACCATTTGGGCTCAAGACGAAGATAGCTGTGTGGTTTACGGTATGCCTCAGGCCGTCGCGAAAGCGGGGATTTCGTCTGAAGATTTACCCCTGGACCGCATTGCTGAGCGCATTCTGGTCGAAGTGGGGTTAGCGTAG
- the ccmB gene encoding heme exporter protein CcmB — MISAMTTIIRRELLIAYRRQADILNPLWFFIIVITLFPLSIGPEPNLLARISAGIVWVAALLSALLSLERLFRDDFQDGALEQMMLMPIPLQLVVISKVIAHWLLTGLPLILISPLLAVLLSLDLDTWLAVVLTLCIGTPALSFIGAIGVALTVGLQKGGVLLSLLVLPLYIPILIFATSAIDAAALGVAYNGQLAVLGAMLMGAMTLTPFAISAALRVSVN; from the coding sequence ATGATATCGGCCATGACTACTATTATCCGTCGTGAACTCTTGATTGCGTATCGCCGTCAAGCCGACATTCTGAACCCACTTTGGTTCTTTATTATTGTTATCACATTGTTTCCTCTGAGTATTGGCCCCGAGCCTAATTTGTTAGCACGTATTTCAGCAGGCATTGTTTGGGTTGCTGCATTGTTGTCTGCATTATTATCATTGGAGCGGCTGTTTCGTGACGACTTTCAGGATGGTGCATTAGAGCAAATGATGCTTATGCCTATTCCATTGCAACTTGTGGTGATTTCGAAAGTCATAGCACATTGGCTGTTAACAGGATTGCCTCTGATTTTGATAAGTCCTCTGTTGGCGGTTTTACTTTCTCTGGATTTAGATACTTGGCTGGCGGTTGTACTTACGTTATGTATCGGGACACCGGCGTTAAGTTTTATTGGTGCCATTGGGGTGGCACTGACGGTTGGGCTACAAAAGGGTGGGGTACTTTTAAGTTTACTCGTTCTTCCGCTCTATATCCCGATTCTGATTTTTGCAACGTCTGCCATTGATGCCGCAGCGCTTGGTGTAGCGTATAACGGCCAACTGGCGGTGCTAGGCGCGATGCTGATGGGGGCGATGACCCTCACACCATTTGCAATAAGTGCAGCGTTGCGAGTTAGTGTTAACTAA
- a CDS encoding chemotaxis protein CheW: MSNHDVISSEQALDDYFCALLDEDTELEELDEEFDLLAQELASSEPEPELQLQPIQDEPSSFRENNTPELEAPNLEDVERLLSQLESTNVVDELDIEEILAQNTMAIAQQAKPSLAEVSQSAEMTEEIQEWVTEVPVIEVNQPEIISVQPELEQVIEPEPELAVASESKVLANSWETTQRNEDFQVLYFDVNEVMFAVALDELGGIHRITELNHLIGKPEWYLGLQTSREQKFDVVDTAKWVMADKLCGEEYKDNYQYVVMLGESMWGLASNQLMGTETLNVDNVRWREKAGKRPWLAGMVKEKMCALIHVQALIDMLNAGLDVKSMN; encoded by the coding sequence ATGAGTAATCATGATGTCATATCCAGTGAACAGGCACTTGATGATTACTTCTGCGCATTGCTAGACGAAGACACTGAGCTTGAAGAGCTGGATGAAGAATTTGACTTACTTGCTCAAGAACTTGCATCTTCAGAGCCAGAGCCAGAATTGCAGTTGCAACCTATTCAAGATGAGCCTTCTTCATTTCGAGAAAACAATACTCCTGAGCTGGAAGCCCCTAACTTAGAAGACGTAGAACGTTTATTAAGTCAGCTTGAGTCGACCAATGTGGTTGACGAACTGGATATCGAAGAGATTCTGGCTCAGAACACTATGGCGATTGCTCAGCAAGCTAAGCCGAGTTTGGCAGAGGTTTCTCAGTCTGCAGAAATGACTGAAGAAATTCAGGAATGGGTTACCGAAGTGCCGGTTATCGAAGTAAACCAGCCTGAAATAATCTCGGTTCAACCAGAACTTGAACAAGTTATCGAACCTGAGCCAGAACTGGCAGTGGCTTCTGAGTCCAAAGTTTTAGCAAATTCATGGGAAACGACTCAGCGAAATGAAGATTTTCAGGTGCTTTACTTCGATGTGAACGAAGTGATGTTTGCGGTCGCTCTCGATGAGTTAGGTGGCATTCATCGTATCACTGAACTGAATCATTTGATTGGTAAACCCGAATGGTATTTGGGGCTACAGACCAGTCGAGAGCAAAAGTTTGATGTGGTTGATACCGCAAAGTGGGTGATGGCCGACAAGCTTTGCGGTGAAGAATATAAAGATAATTACCAATATGTCGTCATGCTTGGGGAGAGCATGTGGGGGTTAGCCAGTAACCAGTTGATGGGGACTGAGACACTCAATGTCGACAACGTTCGCTGGCGTGAAAAGGCGGGAAAACGCCCATGGTTAGCGGGCATGGTGAAAGAAAAAATGTGTGCTTTAATTCACGTCCAAGCACTTATTGACATGCTAAACGCTGGTTTAGATGTCAAATCAATGAATTAG
- the ccmA gene encoding cytochrome c biogenesis heme-transporting ATPase CcmA encodes MLEVSNLTAIRDERVLFENLKFTIKPGELVQIEGRNGTGKTTLLRIVTGLGDREDGIIKWKGEEVEKSRDIFHRDLLFLGHQTGVKRELTALENLRFYQSIHNNQISDEEIFTALTQVGLAGREDIPVAQLSAGQQRRVALARLWLSKQILWILDEPLTAIDKQGVKVLEALFANHADNGGIVILTTHQDMFSDSPKLRKIKLGD; translated from the coding sequence ATGTTAGAAGTGTCTAACCTTACTGCGATCCGTGACGAAAGGGTCCTGTTTGAAAACCTGAAATTTACGATAAAACCAGGCGAACTAGTCCAGATTGAAGGGCGAAACGGAACGGGCAAAACGACGTTATTACGCATTGTTACAGGGTTAGGCGACAGAGAAGACGGTATTATCAAATGGAAGGGAGAAGAGGTTGAAAAGTCTCGTGACATCTTTCACCGGGATCTACTGTTTCTGGGACACCAAACGGGCGTAAAACGTGAACTTACCGCATTAGAAAACTTACGTTTTTACCAGTCTATTCATAACAACCAAATCTCCGATGAAGAAATCTTTACTGCGTTAACTCAAGTTGGGTTAGCAGGAAGAGAAGATATTCCCGTCGCTCAACTTTCAGCTGGTCAGCAACGCCGCGTAGCGCTGGCGAGGCTTTGGCTAAGCAAGCAAATCTTGTGGATTCTGGATGAACCACTTACGGCGATAGATAAGCAAGGTGTCAAAGTGTTAGAAGCTTTGTTTGCTAATCATGCTGATAATGGTGGAATTGTGATTTTGACCACACACCAAGATATGTTTTCTGATAGCCCGAAACTTAGAAAAATAAAACTGGGTGATTAA
- a CDS encoding ParA family protein, translating to MIVWSVANQKGGVGKTTTTVTLAGLLSQKGHRVLMVDTDPHGSLTTYLGYDADNVASSLFDLFQLKTFTHETVKPLIIKTELDGMDIIPAHMSLATLDRVMGNRSGMGLILKRALKAVSQDYDYVLIDCPPILGVMMVNALAASDRILIPVQTEFLAMKGLERMMRTLSIMKKSRPNGFKVTIVPTMYDKRTRASLQTLTQLKQDYPNQVWSSAVPIDTKFRDASLKHLPVSHFASGSRGVFAYKQLLIYLERLALDE from the coding sequence ATGATCGTTTGGAGTGTAGCTAACCAAAAAGGTGGGGTAGGCAAAACCACCACCACAGTGACATTAGCCGGTCTTTTAAGTCAAAAAGGTCATCGCGTGCTTATGGTCGATACCGATCCGCATGGTTCACTTACGACTTATCTCGGTTATGACGCTGATAACGTGGCATCAAGCTTGTTTGATCTTTTTCAGCTTAAGACCTTCACGCATGAAACCGTAAAGCCGTTGATTATTAAAACGGAACTGGACGGTATGGACATCATTCCTGCCCACATGTCTCTTGCGACGCTGGATAGGGTGATGGGCAATCGCAGTGGTATGGGGCTTATCCTGAAGCGAGCGCTCAAGGCGGTTTCCCAAGATTATGATTACGTGCTGATTGACTGTCCGCCGATTCTTGGTGTGATGATGGTGAATGCGCTTGCCGCCAGTGACCGTATTTTGATTCCGGTGCAGACAGAGTTTTTGGCGATGAAGGGGCTTGAGCGCATGATGCGCACCCTGAGTATCATGAAAAAATCACGTCCGAATGGCTTTAAAGTCACAATAGTGCCAACCATGTACGACAAGCGCACCCGAGCTTCATTGCAGACCCTGACCCAACTGAAGCAGGACTACCCAAATCAGGTGTGGTCATCAGCCGTGCCGATTGATACTAAGTTTCGTGATGCGAGCCTGAAGCATCTGCCCGTTTCGCACTTTGCATCTGGCAGTCGCGGTGTCTTTGCGTATAAGCAGTTACTGATTTATCTGGAGAGGTTAGCGCTCGATGAGTAA